The genomic interval AATTGAAATGTTTGACGAACATTATGATGCAGTGCGCCCCATTTTCAAAGAAGATTGGACACACAAGGAAACTAAAGCACCTATGCTCAAGATTCAACACCCAGAATATGAAATGTTTAGCGGTGGTGTGCACGCAGCAAATGGTGTAAGCTGCGCGGATTGCCATATGCCTTACATTAAAGGCGCGGGAGGCAAAAAAGTAACGCAACACAATGTTACCTCTCCACTCTTTGATATTAATTCTGCTTGCAAAACTTGCCACACACAATCCGAAGAGTATCTTAAAAAACAAATTGCCGATATTCAAAAATCAGTAGCATTTGATTTGAGAAGTGCAGAATATGCAACCGTGAGCCTTATTTTTGATATTAAAAAATTACGAGAAGAACTTGGCAAACTTCCAGCGTATCAGTCTGAAGGCAAACCTGATGATACTAAAATATCAAAAGCTCTCGCAGAGCCACTTGAGCTACACCGCCGCGGACAAATGAGAGGAGATTTTGTAGGAGCGGAAAACTCTACAGGATTCCATAATCCACGCGAAGCAAGCCGTATGCTCCTTCAAGCAGTAGAAATGGCGAGAATGGGGCAAACAAAATGTGTTGAAATTGCAAATGCAAATGGCATTAAAGGTTTTAAAACTTCTAATCTTGGATTTGATGAGATTCAAAAATTTAATCCTGGAGAGATTGTATATAAAATTGACCTTAATGGACACACTGCCGGAGAGCGCTATTACAAACATCACGAAATCAATGGTGAAGCACCTCAAGAACTTTTAGAGCTTGATAAAAATACAAAGCCTTATAACTTTAGTGAAGTTGATAAAATCTCTGCAAGTGCCAAAAGCGCAAAATAGTTTTCCTCTCTAGCCTCCATTTTAAAAGCGGAGGCTAGGATTCTTCCTCTTATATTGAAACATTTATGTTATAATCATTTCATCTTGCCTCAAAGGAATTACTATGAAAAAGCTAATTGCTATCATATTGGGTATTGGTGCGCTCATTGCCATAGGCTTGGGAGTTGCCCTCTCGCTCAAAAGCAAAGAGATTAAAGCGCATTTAGAGCAAACACTTAATGAAAGCTTTGAAAAAATTGTAACAAATGATAATTTGCTTAAAAGCTGGGAGCCCTTTGTGTGCGAAGGACTCATTACCGTCAGCTGCTATAGCAAAAAAATTATTTTAGGCGAAGAGGAAATCTTTACGCTCTATAACGCAGGATTTGATATTCATTCAATAGATAATAACTCTCTTCAAGCTTCTTTTAAGATTAAAGATATTAAATGGAATCCAATAGAAACAACAAAAGAAGCAGAGTTAGAATTAGTAAATCTTATTTCATCATCTATACCACAAAAGCTTGAATGTGATGTCGCCTTAAAACGAAATGATGATAAACTATCTGAAAATATACAATGCAATATGAAAGCGTCTAATGCCTCTTATGAGCTAAATAGTAAGGAAACTTATCAACATAGCACTTTTAACACCCAAAATATGGCAAAAATTTTAGAAAATTTTTATCTTAAAGCAATATTAGCCACAGATAATGATGCAGATGATACGTATAATGATGTCAAATATGCATTTGATACTTTTATGCTCAAAGCCCAAAATAAGGGAGAATTTAGTAAAGATATGTATAAACTCTATGAAGTTCAAAGCAAAATACAAGAAATGCCTTATGGTCAAGAAGGCTTTGCACAATATGCAAAAAATATTAATACACTTGCCCTCATCACTGCAAGCTTCGTGTTAGGTGATGTTTATCACGATGAAATGATTACTTTTGGTAATGCTTTAGAATCGTATCTTACAGGACAAACTCACGAGCTAGGAATTCATCTAAGTCATCAAGAAAATAAAGAGTTAAAGTTTAAAACACTTGAAGATTTTGCACAAAGCTCTAATTTTTCGCATTTCTCTGATGATTACACTCTTACGATTCTCTCTAAATAGTGAGGTTTATAATGCAGCAAGATAAAGATGCGCAATCATATCAACGCAATGATAAAAAAGGTAAAACAGGCATAAAACGTCTTTATAATGCCTTTTTTTTCTCACTTGATGGAATCAAAGCCGCGTGGAAAGAAGAAGAAGGTTTCAGGCAAGTGCTAAGCATAGGCATTGTGCTAAGTATTGTAGCATTTTTTATAGCACAAACTTGGCAAGAGCTTATATTACTCATCTTACCCTGTGTGCTTTCTGTCATCGTTGAACTTATTAATTCTGCGATTGAAAATGCCATTGACTTTACAAGCCTTGAAATTCACCCACTTGCTAAAAAAGCCAAAGATATGGGAAGTGCTATACAACTTATTGCTTGTCTTTTTGTTGCCTTTGTATGGGGAAGCTATCTTCTTAATCGCTTCATATTCTAATTGCGTTTAATATTTTTGTATATTTTTTGCATAGCAAATAATCTCTGGGCGATATTCAAAATGCATTGTATCATAATGCCACCACCGCCCTCCCCATATAAACCCTTCTTCCTCAAAAGCTTGGACAATCTCTAAAGGAATTTGATTCTCATATTGATACTCATTGCGTTCTTTTTTATCCCATAACCAATATT from Helicobacter hepaticus ATCC 51449 carries:
- a CDS encoding diacylglycerol kinase; translation: MQQDKDAQSYQRNDKKGKTGIKRLYNAFFFSLDGIKAAWKEEEGFRQVLSIGIVLSIVAFFIAQTWQELILLILPCVLSVIVELINSAIENAIDFTSLEIHPLAKKAKDMGSAIQLIACLFVAFVWGSYLLNRFIF